CTCAAATCCTCGGAGTCTTGCATGGAGCTCAGGAGAAAGAATCTTGTTTGCTCAATGGTGCCCTTGCCCAGATTGAAGCAACCTGACGAGACAAACAAGCAAAGTGCTGCCGCAATAAAGAGAAGCTGACGCATTACTCACCTCCGGTTCTGGTTTTGCCGCGCAGCAAGGCATCGGGATGTCGTTCGAGATAGTCGGCCAAGATGCGGACAGATCGTGCTGCTCTGCTGATTTCCTGCAATTTGCTGATCTCAGGGCGCAACAACGCCCCTTCAGCAGTTACCTGTTTCACAGTGGTAAGGGTTTCATTTGCCTTTTGCAGTGTGGCCTCGGCCGACCTGGCGAGGCTCTTGAGGTCTGCACTGGCGGGCTCAATTCGTCTGTCAATTGCCTGCAGCAGTCTTCTTAAATCTGCCATAGTCTCCTCGAGACTGGCAACCAGGGGCGACACCTGTTGATCAAGATTGGTCAGGAGCTTTTGGGCGGCCACAGAAGTGTCTCTGAAGCCACGAATGCCGTCAGCCAGTTCAGGAGAATTTACCAGGCGGTTCACTCCGTTGGCTGCCTGCTGGATGTCTTGAACCATCTCCTTGATGGGGAGATTTTCCAGGGTCTGTCCTATTTCTTCTGTGAGTGAAGGGATTGTGGGAATTTCCAGATAATCCTTGCTCACACGGAGCTCTTTCAGACCCTCCAGGCGAACTGGCGTGTCCGGTCGCAGATCGAGGTTGATAAAGAGCTGGCCCGTTACCAGGCTTTGCAGTTGCAACTGGGCTCGCAAACCTTTGTCGATCATAAGATCGATCCACCTTTTGCGCTCCGCCAGGCTCTCTAGCCGTGTCCATTTACCAATTGGCTTGAACCTCTCGGATTTGAGCGTAATGAACACCGGAATCTTGAATGCCAGTGTTGCCGGATTCAGCAATACCGTGATGTCAGTAACCTCTCCCACTCTGACGCCTCTGAACATT
The DNA window shown above is from Deltaproteobacteria bacterium and carries:
- a CDS encoding MCE family protein, which produces MSKKANLSLIGGFVLGAIILAVAGVMVFGSGKFLEKKEHFVLFFQGSSLKGLTVGAPVMFRGVRVGEVTDITVLLNPATLAFKIPVFITLKSERFKPIGKWTRLESLAERKRWIDLMIDKGLRAQLQLQSLVTGQLFINLDLRPDTPVRLEGLKELRVSKDYLEIPTIPSLTEEIGQTLENLPIKEMVQDIQQAANGVNRLVNSPELADGIRGFRDTSVAAQKLLTNLDQQVSPLVASLEETMADLRRLLQAIDRRIEPASADLKSLARSAEATLQKANETLTTVKQVTAEGALLRPEISKLQEISRAARSVRILADYLERHPDALLRGKTRTGGE